TGACTCGGTAATAATTGAAATGTCTGTGTTCAAACTAACTAAAATGAAATATGTTgcttttatttgtaaaaaagaATTTAACGAATATTTCAACATAACATGCTGTCAAAATACATTAGGACATTGGCACATTAGGAGCAATAAACCTCCCTTTGAACTACATTTAGTTGAGCTGTAGAGTCTTTAATCTGTTACAGCTGCACCTCAGTGGCTTCATCGGAGCGCCCGGTCGGATCGTGACGACTAGGTGTTCAACTTCACGCAGATCTGTTGAGTTAGACATTGATCACCAGAGTTATGTAACGTGACAGAGCACAGCATTATCCCTGATGCACCTTATTTTGAGCTGTGGATGCGTCCTCCTGATCCTGATGACGGATTGATCATAAAAGCTGTTGGACGGCAGCCACGCAGCGTCTCTTAAACGTCTGAAATTGAATGAGCTCCTTGATATCAACTGATCTAACGAGGAATCGAAACAGCATGTCAGACATCTGCTTCAATTTGAGCAGAAGAGAAACCTTTGAAGCTAACGTGCTCGCTTGTCTATGGATGCTGCAAATGAGTTATCGCTGACGTTCTGCGGCTAATGTCATAAGGCCTGCAGATTTTTACATTTCTATTATAGCCACTGTGACCAAATAGAATGTGCACGGCACTTAGAAAAGCAGTTATTTTCCTCGTCTCCTCACTCTGCCGCGCTTCTTCTCTCCTTCTGCACAAGAAACCTTTTGTCTGTTAAGTCAGTAATAATGTCTTTGATTGTTACAGAATTATAGATTAAACCCATTTTTCCAGATAAAAAGTAATATGTGAAGTGACGGGGCTTGTTTACAGTGTTTGTGTGGTGCattatagaagtagaagtgcATTCTCTTGATATCGAGCTAATATTATGTTCAAGCTGCACTTCCCACAGATGTATCCCTTTCAAGACATAAAACCAAATCCGCTTCACTGAAATAATGAATTGCATAAGGATCATTATGGCTATGGTATTATCTTATCACACCACATCCCCTGCGCTATCTTTAAATGTTCTTTTCGAAGCACCGTCTCCATTCATTCAGTTTCCACCAGTTACTAAAATTCCTTGACATCTTTGCGTGTGTGTGCTGCAGTGTTGAAGCCGTTGGTGGAGGTGCTCAGCGATCCAGACTCCATAAACCGGATGCTGCTGTCTCAGCTGGAGCAGAGGGAGCAGCAGGCTGAGCAGCAGAAAAAAGCCTACACCTACGCTGCCTCTTACGAAGACTTCATCAAACTGATATCAACTTCTTCTGATGTCAATTTCCTCAAACAACTCAGGCATGGCAGCGCtggcacccacacacacacacagcacagcaCACATTCCCACACGGCCCCATTAAACTGAAACGCTCCTGTACCTATAGAGTTTCCTAATGCGCCGTGCTCTGTGTCTATACGTTAAAACAGAAATGTTAACCAGAAGTATTTTTTGCTCCTGAGGGGTTACCATGGGAACAGAGTGTCTCTGCAGCGGTGTACCAGATCTAATGGGGCAGATAGACTTGATACTGCAATATTGTCTCATTAGTCTGACAAATGATGGCTTAGCAATGACTTATTGCGgatatttttaattaattttggcGGAATAAAAACATCTTTTTATGCCGAGGTGATATTCGATACATTAGTTTGCGTTTGCTGCGGAAAATGTAGCTTTGAATATTTTATCATTGTGAAATGTCAGATTGTATTTACATCTTATTCGCGTCAGTAGTGTTCTGTTTATTCATCCAAGAAAGCCTGTATTGATCTTCTTAGACCAGGCATGACAGCTGATGTCTTTTCCCCCCTCTGCATTTCTTTATAGGTATCAGATAGTGGTAGAAATTATTCATGCCACCACCATCAGCAGCCTGCCTCAGCTCAAGAAGCAGAAAGGTACTAATAACACAGCATTTTGCCAAAAGACAGAACAGAAAGTCTTAATTTTTCTCAGcacaattatttaaaaacattGGGAAATGGAGCACAGCAATGTTTCAGTTTTAAATGTACAACACATCTGGATGGTTTGCTGTTTGCAGTTAAGGTGGCTCAAATCTAACTGAGATTTTCGCTTTATAAAGTAAACTGATTCAAACACCTCTGCCAACAAGGAAATGCATTATTTCTGCTTCCTAACTTGTGGACTAGACAGCATCAGGGCACTTTCCTAAACAACCACACTGACTGTTAATAATCTAAAGTGTCGTTATTAAGAACTGGACTGTCCGTTTTCACGACGTACTGTGGATGGTGGTTTGGTTGTAGGTCTGTATCGTGTCCAGAGGCATTTCAGGCTCTATAAAGATGGTTAATGACCTGTGAGATCCTTCACTGAATCCCATTTTCATATTTACTTTGTGATGCCCAGCTTGTGAGAACTAGAATCATCGTGTAAATGTTCTCTGAAAGACTTTGAAAGGCCAGAAAGAAATTCTACATTTAAACAGGCGTTCATATGTGTCAAGATGAACTAAATTCCGTCAATTTATCTTtcagcagcagatgttgtcgCATTCTGATTTGGTTTGAATCTTGTACAGCGTCCCAGCTTTGTGGGACCAGAGCTGGGTCAGTCTTTGCTCCGTTAACTCTGCCTCCACTCCCTTAGAGCGAAAAGGCAAAGAGTCTGCGGCCATGAAGGCAGACCTGCTGAGGGCCAGAGATATGAAACGGTATATCAATCAGCTGACTGTCGCAAAGAAACAATGTGAGAAACGGATCCGCCTGCTCGGTGGGCCAAACTATGAGAACAATGAGGAAGGAGGAGCTGACGAAGGCGATGAGCCGCAAAGTCAGAGGGTAAGACTAATTTTTATTGCGGCTTGTGTGATCTTTGATTGGAAAGAAACTCTTCTGTCAGATGACTTAAAATGTCTCGAATATTCTTATGTTTACAGTACACATGACTTAGGTTTGTGCTGTTCTTTCTCCCCATTTAGATCCTCCAGTTTGATGACATTCTGTGTAATCCGGGTTACAGAGAGCATTTTAGAGTTTACATGGAGAGAGTTGATAAGAGAGCTTTGATAAGCTTCTGGGAACTTGTGGAAACGCTGAAAACTGCCAACAAGGTAATTTGCACACCTTCCAGAGGGTTTATCCCAACTCTGCTCACAGTTCTACTTTTAGAAGCAGAAGTAAAAGCAGCTTGTTAAACGTTTCATCTTATGAAATGGCATCTGTCAGATCAGCGTTCAGACTGTTGCGCGTGTTGAAAAGTTTTATCAAGCCTTTCACGGGTCTACAGGGAGCTGGAGATAGTCAGAATCTTCTAAATAATTCACTTTCATTTTTGCCagttaaataatgttttttccGGTGGATGTGATGCTGCACATAAAAGCATTGGAGACGGCACGTGAGTAAAAGGGATTTGTTTGCGTACGTGTGTTTGACAGAATGAGGTGCCCCAAATCGTTGGTGAAATCTACCAGAAGTTCTTTGTGGAGAGCAAAGAGATTCAGGTGGAGAAGCCTCTTCTCAAGGAGATCCAGCAGAGTCTGGTGGGGAACAGAGGAACTCAGGTTTTTGTACGACTACAAGAGCAGGTAGATGCAGCTTTCTTTCAACAAACTATCACCACGTCTAGACCTGGTCGTTGTGCTTTCTCTGTCAAAGGTCCGATAAACAGTTTCAACCTCGCATGTAAGTTTTTATGAGTTCTGCTGCAATAGTAAAGCATTTCTGTTGCTCTCAAATAACCTCCAGGTGGCTGAGACGATGCGAGAACGTTACTACCCCTCCTTCCTGGTTTCTGACCTCTACGATAAGCTGATCAAACGAGACGAGCCCCACGGCCAATCACGGTGTAGCCCTGAGGAAAAGGGGGAAGGGGTCAgcatacacacatacagaaaTGAGACATGAACTCGAATGAgttatgttggtttgttttttgtttgtttacatgcgtTTATTGTCGCCATAAATCTCGATTGGTGTCGATCTGTGTGCAGTGCCAGGATCTAGATGCAGGAGAAGATGTGTGTGATGAGGGTAGCAAAGGAATCAATGAGCAGGCCAGCTATGCTGCAACCAAGCTCCGCCAACTCTATGACAAACTGGAGTACAAGCGACAGGCCTTGGGCTCCATCCAGAACGCACCCAAACCGGACAAAAAGGTAACGAATTACAAGCCGTGGATCACCTCAGGATGGCAGaaaatgcacaaacacaaattcaACACTAAGTAGACTGTTGGGATGTGGAGGTTAAATCAATATTCACAGAACTGTGATTTGCATGCTGGTTTAAAATCTGTCTCTTGTGTGTGTTCGTAGATTGTAAACAAGCTAAAGGAAGAAATTGGAGCCATGGAAAGAGAGCACAGTGAACTGCAGCAGCACATCACCAGGACTGACTGGTGGTGTGAAAACCTGGGGCACTGGAGGGCTACGATTACAGCTGCCGAGGTGCCGATTATCTCCTTTTTCTCACACAAGATTTATCATATACCTTAGAGGCTAAATAACTTTGTTGTTAGGTCTGCTTAACACCAATGTGATATTTGGAGGATCAGACTGTAAACTAGAGATTGAATTGAATGCATGCGCTTCACGTGATCTCCAGCATCTCAATGCATGGTTGCTGAATGCACTAATTGATATCGGCGAACGCACGCACATATCGGCTGATGCCgatacaagtaaaaaaaaaaaaaaaaaaaaaagaagaagaaagaagcaaAAATTGGCCCGAAATATTGGCCGGCCGATGTATTGGTCGACCTTTACTGTAAACAGATGAGTGCTGCAGTCACTTAAATCATTCACAGAAGTATGGTTGGATGCAGAAAAGAGCAGCGACCGAAATGGCAAGATGCTGTTGTATATGGAACAAATCAGAATATGTAGGCAGGTCAGACATGAGTCATGTGGCCCATATAACTTCAACACTTGCCATACATACTTTTAATTAGTCTGCAACATGCTGTTTGCTTTTTGTTACCTCGAGGCAATTCTTGCTACACCCATCATGTGACTGTTAATTAAACAGTGAAATGATCCCATGGCCCAAAATAATGTGCCTTAACACTAAATGAAGGTCAGCAACACGTGGGGACATGCAGCTAATGTAGTGGAGAGTCACTCGGAGCCATATTTaactgcatatgtgtgtgtatgtttcagGCTGCAGAAGAAGGTGGTGAGACCGTGgcttgttacagtgtgtgtgttagccTTGTAGAAGGAGAGGAAACGGCCAACAGTCGCTGGAGCGTCCAGAGAAAGCTTACTGAATTCCAGATGTTGCACCGCAAACTCACTGAGGTAACGCAACATCAAAGCATGGCGTGTATCGGGTCTTTCTTTGTAGCTTTGCATCTCCCTCTACAGGTCTGCAGTGGAACAGCACTCTTCATTACGCAGAGAGAccatagcccctttcacactgaggaataacccgtgtttaatccgcgaatttagcgtgtccgctgttgcgttcacactgccgacccgggctgccacgtcaactcgactcgcctttcgacccgcgtcggaccctagtctttttgccgagccgagtttggtgtgaacgcaatcgacgcgggtcggacgtgggcgtggcgtggcgtgaggagtttaaaagacagaatggacagctgattcagaacaacagcgacaggtgaggacaagttttactctgttttacatcaagttcgagacatttctgaagatggccaactggggagacaaggaggtccgcaagCTCCTCAGCCTCTGAGCAGAGGAcattatttaccgccacatttcggggactatagtgctcttgtattctccgcatatgttcttcggcggcatcccacgttgtaaccatccacaccccgtaaaataacatctccatgaactgcatatacaattgcaaaaacgattcctcaaggtgtatttaaccctacctccgacgcatggcttgtgcctacgtcattgtacacgcccagcattttatgtgtttcgtgtgacggtctgccactaggcaacaccccctgaactcggcttcaggcgacacgggtcaccaacacgccaagcgttcacattgctcgacgcgggtcgaaggtgcaatttggacccgctaaggtagcgggtcgcagtgtgaaaggggctagtgtttACTTTCAGTGTAAAGGCAGTGAGCTCTGGCGATATTCCTGCTGTAAGTTACTACTGAATTTCTGCTGCATccttttgtttgatttattttttttttacttttatttgttgACGTCCTGTATAATCTTAAAGCTGTTTGCGAATGTAACAAGACTATCTGCAAAAGTCTCCTTTTTAACTGtcttttttctccctcttaGTGTTTCCCATCGTTGAAGAAGCTCCAGTTACCGTCACTGAGTAAACTTCCCTTCAAGTCCATTGACCAGAAGTTCTTAGACAAGAGTAAAACACAGCTCAATGCCTTTCTCCAGGTACACGACAAGCTAATACCAACCACAAGAAATCCACAGTATATAACTGTCTCTTTATATTGAAAAGTGAACATTTGTTAAATAATGTTCACTTATTGGGCCTTGGGCttaattttccttttattgTCTGACATTTGCACACGATCTTGAATCCCAGCCCTGAAGGAGAATACCAAAATGTGTGCTTCCATTCTCTCCGTCTGGGTTATAATTGCAGCTGTTGACGGTGAcacagctctgtgtgtgtgtgtgtgtgtgtgttgtagcGTCTGCTGACAGATGAGCGATTATGCCAGTCAGAGGCGCTCTATGCGTTCCTCAGCCCGTCTTCAGAGCACCTCAAGGTAACTTATATCCCTTCCTTCGATCGATGAAACTAGCAGTGTTACAGCACATATCCCCATGtcctgaaatgtgtttttcagaCAAAGGTTACCTTTATGTCAGtcctcctctctgctccatTCCAGCATGCCCACCACAGTGGCTTGCTTTCCAATACCACCAGAAGTGatttattgtttcttttctttaaaacttGATTTAGCTTGTATTCACTGTTAGGAACGTAATCAACAGCAAGCTGCACTCACTCAGCCGAGAAGTTGTGGCTGTGCAGTAATGATGTCTTGTTGAATGTTCAAAGGTGATGTCTATTCAGAAGAAATCCTCTTTCTCTCTGGCCTCCTTTCTGGAGAGGTTACCTGGAGATTTCTTCTCCCACACTGAGGTAAACAGTCCTGCGCAGCTGGTGGTTTTTGTTCTGGAAAGCTGAAGTTGTCCGACATCCTCATGTGCTGTTTGCTGTTTCTGCCTATAGGATGACGGCGATGACGACAGTGATCTGTCGGACTACGGCGACGAAGCGGACGGGCGGAAAAACGCTCTGGCTGAACCCTGCTTCATGCTTATAGGAGAAATCTTTGAACTCAGAGGAAGTGAGCAGTCGActgacaacttttttttaactgctttTGATAAGACAAGTCTGACCACTGTTCTTCTCTCATTTCCTGTCTCCCCGCTCAGTGTTTAAGTGGGTGAGGAAGACTCTAATTGCACTAGTCCAGGTGACATTTGGACGAACTATCAACAAGTAAGTTCTGGTATTTTGATTATCTGTATCTTCAATGTCCTGCTGTCTAACGTAAGCCTCTGTCTTCCACTCAGGCTTCTTTTGAGGGAGAGCAGTATGATATCTGAGAAGCCTGCTGTCAAATCAAAAAAATATGCTCTTAAAGATGATAAGATCCCCCCTTTGACTAAgactctgtttacattaattcatttcaccatttcttcgtgtcggcgtcttgcaaactatttacatttacacacaaacagggatcggctgattcgctagtcacatgactaatcagccatcacatcacatgatcgcccttgctttattatttattatgctttattatttattctttattatttattcttcggcgacaacaacttggtccacgaaattgtcccaccatgcgctgcttcttcccggtctaacccaaaagcggcgctccatgtacggcttgcgttgctgcagtggctgggttctcatcataaaagcttgttgaatctggcgcctccttgccacgtattgttgtgcacagcgtactaccagcagtaggacatggagcaggctcccatgctgatcgtggttgtccatgatttccatattcttctcgatgacacgaatagaaaataagtgtgtaactgaagtgaagcacgcctgtttgtttttagtttcccagcactcaagtcacatgaccaacgataccagcttagcgaatcagggaggagtacgtccgcagtagctagagctcagcactgcggatcctcgtttttcaccgtttacaactgctaaaatcagcattgtatgcgaatgcttacgtgggctccggcgtctttgaatccttccacctatgaagtcgtattccagtattttaatgtaaatggacagtgcatccgcgatagaaacgatatagaaacagattagcaTAAATGGCACCTTAGTCTCATTCATTCACTGTGGTTGTGAAACCTCATTTGGACAATAAGAACTTGCATAGAACGTATGAACACTAAGCCACACACCAACCATTATGGCCCCACAGTGTTTTGTACAGTCCAGATCAGTCGGTGCTGGTTATCAGATTCTTTTTGCCAGCGACTCGGATTTAGGGATGCCAATGTCTTTCAGCCATCTTGGTCCAATTTGTTATAccacactatttttttttctttctctgagaCTGAATCTGAAGACTAAGTGTCTTATTGACTCGttctgctgtttaaaaaaaaaaaaaaaaaaaaaaaaaaagcacttcgAGCTCAGATCTAACACGAGTCCTTCTTTTCTTTAGGCAGATCCGGGACACTGTAAACTGGATCTTCTGTGAACAGATGCTGGTGTGTTACATCAGTGTGTTCAGGGACACGTTCTGGCCCAACGGGAAGTTGGCACCACATACCAAGGTCCGAACTGATTCCGAACGCAGCGAGACCAAGGAGCGGGCTCAACAGAAACTACTTGACAATATCCCAGGTAGCAACACATGCTAATGCTACTTGCTCTCGATCTTTATGTGTTAGTACTTTATTTTGGTAAATATCACAGATATCTTCAGCGTACGTACTGCTTCAAAAACCATGTgaaatgtttcttctttttttcagatgCACTCGCGAATCTAGTTGGCCAGCAGAACGCCCGTTACGGAATCATCAAGATCTTCAATGCTCTGCAGGAAGCTAGTGCCAACAAACATCTCCTCTATGTAAGCAAAACGCATTGAACGCGACCTGCGTCGTGTGACCATATTTCATTCATTTGACCTCTTGTCTTGCTGTCTTTGTCAGGTGTTGATGGAAATGTTACTCAAGGAACTGTGTCCTGAACTCAGAGCAGAGGTGGACAACATCTgaccacacgcacacacacacacaccaaacacaccaaacacACGCAGAGTCGTCGGATGAAACTGAGGCGCTGCTCGTTCATCTTTCTGGCTTTTCTGTAGCTGACCAATCGCAAACTGCCGGGCAAGTCGAGGAGAGAGCCCTTCCGTTAAGCTTCTGGCGGACGAGAGCCGTGCTGGTCGGAGCTGAGACCAGCACGATCCACACCTGAACACGGACGAGCCACCTGGGGTCTTACTTCACTAACCACAACTGTACAAGAGAGCCAACATTCCCTGAAGAACAAATGGTACTCTTGACATTACGTTTCTGACATCtgttaacttttgtttttcattccaCCGACGTTCCAGATTTATGCCGGAGCGAAAATTAAAACCGGACTTTTGTTCCAGTGGAAATCATgacggaaaaaagaaaagaaagtactTTACTTTTTTAGCGAAGATGATCTGTGGAACACGATTGAATCCCTGGAGTGTGTCAGTGCGTGTGCTCGTGCGTGTGCACGTCTCATTCCCCACAGACCTCTGAAACATTCCTACACACGACCTGAGCAACAACACTTTGTGTTCTGTGATTCTCGTTGAAGCTTATAATTGTGCAATATAATTTCATGTATAGTCATTGTGATGATTTTATTTATGATTATTATTgatagattttatttttaccAAAAATTGTTTAGAGAGCGTTTATAAAGCAATAAATCGCAAACAGAAGGTGCTGtgtcattttttaaaagatattCTATTTATTGTTGTATGTTATCTGTAAATATCACACATAAGAGGATGAGTTACACATCTGACATGGAAAAAAGTAAACGAAAGAATAACACATCTAGTTTCGGTATTGTTCAGCATTGGAGTGAATTGTAACGACCGATTTTCAGTGTAATTTATTACACGAAATGCAGGCTGTAGTGATTTTGGGCtacatttaaatatttttccacCCCCAAAAACAACCAATAGATTAAAACTGAtcctttaaatttttttaattggacATGAATGCAACATGTGTTCCACTTCCTCTACAGGCGAGTTGGTTTTCCAAAGGAGAACAGGACTGTGCTCAGCTTCATTCCCTCTCACTAGCATGACTAAAGTAAAGTCAGccagaagaaaaacaggaagtgtgaCACTTTGCCACCAAAATAAAACCAGCGGTTCCTTTTGGGGAAAAAGATGGCTGTACAGAACCTAATTTCCCAGTCAACAGTCAAAGACCTGCACGTTATATTTCTAAATTTCAGAAATTGTTCAGTTATGAATTAAACTACCTAATTCCTCTCAATTTTATTTTGTGACCTGCAATGACTAAAGTTATTGTTAATAATGCATCCAGATTAACATGGTATTAACTCTGAGTGTAACTAATTTGATAGGTATATTGAACAAACCAAGACACCATGTGTTATATTGACACACTGTCCTCAGGTAGATTAAATTTTCTGTCGCTAGCTGACAAGaggcccattttttttttacacacaagACAGCTTGTGGTAATATctttatttacagttttgacAAGAAATATGTGCAAGGAAAGGCTTGCATAGGATTACTATTTAATGCTTAAGATGTCTCAGATGAGTTAAAATATGTCAGAACTGTACTGCAGGTGCTTCTGTAGAGCAGGTTTGTATTTCTATGAATTCTCTGAAAGTGACGCAGCAGTGGTGCCAAATTAGTCTTACTATCTAATTTCTATTTAGGTACGAAAAtccaaacaaaatgtaaaagatGTATGTCTTTATATACTGTCGAAGTCtttaacacagaaacacagtagATAGCAAATAATTTCTGTTGTGTTCTTACGTCTGCTATCTTAATTTGACATCTGAAGCCGGAAGTACTAAAACTCACATTTGGCTTGCAAAAGATGTTGGGCTAAGTAGGTAACCGTTGCAGCGCTAACATTTTGAAGCGAAAAACTCCGCAAGGTGATAGGTTTGTTGACTTCTGACTATAGAAAACTATCTCTCACCGAGAGTGAAGCTAGTTTATCTTTAACTGAGATTGGTGCTAATTTTTTCTATTGTTCTTTTTGGAATTTCTTTGGCTTTGCTTATCTTAGCTAACACGTTAGCCGAGATAAGCGCGAGCTTAATTCAACCAGTATTAACTAGGATGTGTTATAGTTTTAGTAGCTTCACTGTACTTGTTTGATAGCATCGTTAATTGCTGAGGTAATAAAGTTAAGCCTGCTAATTCTGTCTGTGAGGAAAATGACGCTTTTCATTGTTGCCTGACAACGGACAATTAAAGAGACAGTAACGTTGGTTTGTGCTTGATATAACACACTGCGCTGACTGAATTATTGttaacattttaacattttattcCGCTCTCTCTGCTTTAGGTACTAACACAAAAAGAATGGCACATTGTGCTATCTGGCGTGTTGTGTAACTTTGATGAATGGAGATGGATGACGAGCTGGAGAGCTTCATCAGAGAGCGCAAGGCGCGAGTGGCTGAAGATAAAGCCAGTTTAGAGCAGGACCCCCCTTACATGGAGATGAAGGTGCGTCTGGGTGACCGGTGGTTCAACTGATCCAGTTATAACTGAGACAcccatctttttatttttttttccatttggatCACCAGAACATGTAGTGTGGCTTTGTCTGCCACAACTTTGTTGTCAGAATAATACCACAGTTCACTGTCAgagcttaaagcaatactatgtaacatttctaccttaaaataacagcttgaaaaaaattgtgcggctagaatgagttttaatattacgattggcctgtctcctatgccctttgggggtctgagttggaaaaactgcgctatgtaactttgctggaccggcccgggagcggcccgggagctgagcggaagtacttcgacttgctttctggcaca
Above is a genomic segment from Odontesthes bonariensis isolate fOdoBon6 chromosome 13, fOdoBon6.hap1, whole genome shotgun sequence containing:
- the snx25 gene encoding sorting nexin-25 isoform X1, which produces MPTPSTTTTPQAGGSSSTGGEEGSMSATPTSTNGSSFRFVPAFCLGVVAAVVFQLSWGGLTLTSFFLKLFIYVSFALLCFLAGSFVLLVRKSPLKVSCFDRSRRQSAARTDFFNKLMGRFLVPAQETSQSRRVVVSHNVDKALKEVFDYAYRDYILSWYVPLSRDEGQLYSMLLEDWWQMIGQLRSRLADIDLVNVVCYDSIRILHTHFTDLKAAAARLEEVAQPFPLHPCLVSPDSEMSFLRCVARILLLCLLPEKDAKSHTLRCCLTEVITTKVLKPLVEVLSDPDSINRMLLSQLEQREQQAEQQKKAYTYAASYEDFIKLISTSSDVNFLKQLRYQIVVEIIHATTISSLPQLKKQKERKGKESAAMKADLLRARDMKRYINQLTVAKKQCEKRIRLLGGPNYENNEEGGADEGDEPQSQRILQFDDILCNPGYREHFRVYMERVDKRALISFWELVETLKTANKNEVPQIVGEIYQKFFVESKEIQVEKPLLKEIQQSLVGNRGTQVFVRLQEQVAETMRERYYPSFLVSDLYDKLIKRDEPHGQSRCSPEEKGEGCQDLDAGEDVCDEGSKGINEQASYAATKLRQLYDKLEYKRQALGSIQNAPKPDKKIVNKLKEEIGAMEREHSELQQHITRTDWWCENLGHWRATITAAEAAEEGGETVACYSVCVSLVEGEETANSRWSVQRKLTEFQMLHRKLTECFPSLKKLQLPSLSKLPFKSIDQKFLDKSKTQLNAFLQRLLTDERLCQSEALYAFLSPSSEHLKVMSIQKKSSFSLASFLERLPGDFFSHTEDDGDDDSDLSDYGDEADGRKNALAEPCFMLIGEIFELRGMFKWVRKTLIALVQVTFGRTINKQIRDTVNWIFCEQMLVCYISVFRDTFWPNGKLAPHTKVRTDSERSETKERAQQKLLDNIPDALANLVGQQNARYGIIKIFNALQEASANKHLLYVLMEMLLKELCPELRAEVDNI
- the snx25 gene encoding sorting nexin-25 isoform X2 produces the protein MLLEDWWQMIGQLRSRLADIDLVNVVCYDSIRILHTHFTDLKAAAARLEEVAQPFPLHPCLVSPDSEMSFLRCVARILLLCLLPEKDAKSHTLRCCLTEVITTKVLKPLVEVLSDPDSINRMLLSQLEQREQQAEQQKKAYTYAASYEDFIKLISTSSDVNFLKQLRYQIVVEIIHATTISSLPQLKKQKERKGKESAAMKADLLRARDMKRYINQLTVAKKQCEKRIRLLGGPNYENNEEGGADEGDEPQSQRILQFDDILCNPGYREHFRVYMERVDKRALISFWELVETLKTANKNEVPQIVGEIYQKFFVESKEIQVEKPLLKEIQQSLVGNRGTQVFVRLQEQVAETMRERYYPSFLVSDLYDKLIKRDEPHGQSRCSPEEKGEGCQDLDAGEDVCDEGSKGINEQASYAATKLRQLYDKLEYKRQALGSIQNAPKPDKKIVNKLKEEIGAMEREHSELQQHITRTDWWCENLGHWRATITAAEAAEEGGETVACYSVCVSLVEGEETANSRWSVQRKLTEFQMLHRKLTECFPSLKKLQLPSLSKLPFKSIDQKFLDKSKTQLNAFLQRLLTDERLCQSEALYAFLSPSSEHLKVMSIQKKSSFSLASFLERLPGDFFSHTEDDGDDDSDLSDYGDEADGRKNALAEPCFMLIGEIFELRGMFKWVRKTLIALVQVTFGRTINKQIRDTVNWIFCEQMLVCYISVFRDTFWPNGKLAPHTKVRTDSERSETKERAQQKLLDNIPDALANLVGQQNARYGIIKIFNALQEASANKHLLYVLMEMLLKELCPELRAEVDNI